CGTCAGAGGCGAGCGCGGTAATGCGCACGCGCGGGCCGCCACAAACGAGAGTGAGGCGATTCCCTTGCCAGGAGCTCCCTTTGACCTCGCCCAGGCTCCGGTAGCCGGCACTGGCAAGGCAGGGGAAGATTAGTCCAAGAATCCATGCTCTCAAAGCCCTGCCCATTGACATCTTCCTCCTCCTGCGAATCTTGTTCCATCGGGATTCTGCTTAGGACGCGAAACCGACTCGGCGGGATAGGCTCTCGGAAGCGAGCGCTTTGCGTCCGCGACTCACCCACCGGGGTGGGCTTCACGCATCCGCTGACTCAGCGCTGGCTCTGGGCGCGTACCGGCACTTCCACCAGCACCGTGGCGCCCACCGGCTTCCCTTTGACAAAAGCGGGGAAGAACGAACTGCGGTAGGCGGCCTCAATCACGGCCTGGTCAGCCACCGGCGCGAGCGGGCCGACCACGGCGCAATCCACCACGCGGCCCTGCTCATTGACTGTGACTTGCACGGTCACCACTCCGGGCGGCACCTGGTAGCCGCGGGGCGTCTTGACGCGGCGTTGTACTGCTGCCACACCGCCCACCGGCAGGCAAGGAAACGCATCAACACCTTGGCTGAGCAGGTCCCCGAGATGCCCGTCCAGCACTGTGACTTCTCCCGCAGCTGCGCGATGACGGAGCATGGCAAGCCACCCTTCGAACGCGCTCAGAGCGGCGTCGCGCTTGCTGGGGTCCTTGAGGCGGGAGGCGCGCCACCTGCCAAAATGCAATGCAACGGAGGCCGTATTCACCAATCCGGTGCGCACCCCGCACTGGTAGAGCTGGTGATAGTCGTCCAAATAGAGGAAAGTGCTGTCCAGGAACAACATCTCCTGCGCCAGGCCCATGGCGCCGTGGTAGTCGCCCACCAGGGTCATGTTGCCTAAGGCGCGATGAAAGGTCTCCAGGCGTGACTGATGCTCGGCCTTGTCGCTTAGCCGCCGCGCAGAGCTACACGCGGCAATGGCGACCGCGCAGGCCACGGCCGCGGCGACCAGGAGTACCATCGCGCGGCCGGGGAAAATCGACAGGCCGCGCACCTTATCCCCGCATTCTGGAGGGCTGCAAGAGCAAGTCTTCATGCATCAAGTCCTCGTCGCTAATGACCTCAAGTGCGCAATCGTGGAGAGGATCCGACAGCGCCGAGGTTGTGGAGTCAAGGCCCGCCGAGATAGCTTCCTCCTCAACCTCGCGCATTTCCACGCGCAGAAGCCTCTCGGCATCGGTCGAGTCCACGCAGGCAAAGGCCACGATGTGCCCGTGGCGCCTGGCCGCCACAATGAGCGGCCCCTCACCCCGGGCGCGCGACCCCATTGCTCGTTGGACCTCCAGGTCGAGAGCAAGTGACACGGGACGACCCGAGAGGAGCCGCGCCTCACCCAGCTTGTTGCGCAGGTAGCGGACCAGCAGGTCCTCGAAGCAGTTGCCACTCCTGGCCAAGCTGCGCCGCAGCGCCTTCGGCCCCTCAGGATTGAGGACCACTGGTGTCTCCAGGGCAGCCTGGTACTCCTCGGCGCTAATCACCCCATTGTTGCGCATGAGGTGCAGCACCCGTCGTTGGTGCCCCATGACCTTCTCGAAGCG
Above is a window of Calditrichota bacterium DNA encoding:
- a CDS encoding TonB family protein, producing the protein MKTCSCSPPECGDKVRGLSIFPGRAMVLLVAAAVACAVAIAACSSARRLSDKAEHQSRLETFHRALGNMTLVGDYHGAMGLAQEMLFLDSTFLYLDDYHQLYQCGVRTGLVNTASVALHFGRWRASRLKDPSKRDAALSAFEGWLAMLRHRAAAGEVTVLDGHLGDLLSQGVDAFPCLPVGGVAAVQRRVKTPRGYQVPPGVVTVQVTVNEQGRVVDCAVVGPLAPVADQAVIEAAYRSSFFPAFVKGKPVGATVLVEVPVRAQSQR